One genomic segment of Candidatus Cloacimonadota bacterium includes these proteins:
- a CDS encoding class I SAM-dependent methyltransferase yields the protein MAIPILKSWQNYFENPDEGLGSSYERIILNRKLDQICLTFGVQKVLEAPSFGFTGLSGINSMNLTKQGKKVSIVDNDKNRLEKIKKVWNDADLDIHAQFSKDFSKLPFSDKSFDLSWNFSALWFAKDLDLFLQEMIRTTRKVIMLCVPNRAGIGYLSQKFLGKDDLKKHLKEDFIIPRNFKRIMIKNNWDLLDSGYIDCPPWPDIGMPKEKFLKIFGLSWLIKSETDPKPLTIMDYYNDIDPDFADKMMQHSWFERSAPNFIKRFWAHHRYFIFVPTKDEK from the coding sequence ATGGCTATTCCTATCCTAAAAAGCTGGCAAAATTATTTTGAAAATCCTGATGAAGGACTCGGTTCCTCTTATGAACGCATAATTCTGAATCGCAAACTCGATCAGATTTGCCTGACTTTTGGTGTGCAGAAAGTATTGGAAGCTCCCAGTTTTGGTTTTACAGGACTTTCCGGCATCAACAGCATGAATTTGACAAAACAAGGCAAAAAAGTAAGTATCGTAGATAATGATAAAAACAGATTGGAAAAGATAAAGAAAGTTTGGAATGATGCAGATTTAGATATTCATGCACAGTTTTCAAAAGATTTTTCAAAATTACCGTTTTCTGATAAATCATTTGATCTCAGCTGGAATTTCTCTGCTCTCTGGTTTGCAAAAGATCTGGATCTTTTCCTACAAGAGATGATTCGAACAACCAGAAAAGTTATCATGCTTTGCGTTCCAAATAGAGCTGGTATTGGCTATCTTTCCCAGAAATTCTTAGGAAAAGACGATCTCAAAAAACACCTGAAAGAAGACTTCATAATTCCACGAAATTTCAAAAGGATCATGATCAAAAACAATTGGGATCTGCTTGATTCCGGATATATTGATTGTCCTCCCTGGCCAGATATTGGAATGCCAAAAGAAAAGTTCCTCAAAATTTTTGGTTTGAGTTGGTTGATCAAAAGTGAAACTGATCCAAAGCCTCTTACTATAATGGATTATTACAATGATATCGATCCTGATTTTGCTGATAAGATGATGCAGCATTCCTGGTTTGAAAGAAGTGCTCCAAACTTCATCAAAAGATTTTGGGCACATCATCGTTACTTTATTTTCGTACCAACCAAAGATGAAAAATAA